A single genomic interval of Geotrypetes seraphini chromosome 1, aGeoSer1.1, whole genome shotgun sequence harbors:
- the LOC117368707 gene encoding olfactory receptor 1019-like, with protein sequence MDHINKTEVIEFVLLGLTERAELRGLLIAVFLVMYLINMLGNGTMMSVISGNSQLHTPMYLFLCNLSFVDLCFTSVTVPKMLSNLIFDHKTISYSACIAQLYFFVSFAGAECVLLSVMAYDRYVAICNPLHYFTIMNKKVCLSMSAACLIICFLNSLLHTLLVCRLSFCNSNLVEHFFCDFTPLLKLSCTDTSINELVLFTEASLIAVLPFLIILFSYFRIITSILKIQSTGGRHKTFSTCSSHLTVVILFYGTLIFMYFRPSSSYSLEKDKIASVVYNVVSPMANPFIYSLRNRDVKMALKTALQRKLSLGTRG encoded by the coding sequence ATGGATCATATAAACAAGACAGAAGTGATAGAATTTGTTCTACTGGGCCTCACGGAACGTGCAGAGCTAAGAGGTCTCCTTATTGCAGTGTTTCTAGTCATGTACCTGATCAACATGCTGGGGAATGGAACCATGATGTCAGTTATTAGTGGGAACTCCCAACTTCATACCCCtatgtatttatttctttgtaaCTTGTCTTTTGTGGACTTGTGTTTCACTTCAGTTACTGTCCCCAAAATGTTAAGTAATCTCATCTTTGACCACAAAACCATCTCTTACTCGGCATGTATTGCCCAGCTTTATTTCTTTGTATCCTTTGCTGGCGCTGAATGTGTGCTTTTGTCCGTCATGGCCTACGACCGTTATGTTGCCATTTGTAACCCACTGCATTATTTCACAATAATGAACAAGAAAGTATGTCTAAGTATGTCTGCTGCTTGTTTGATCATCTGTTTTTTGAACTCCTTATTACATACCTTGTTGGTATGCCGACTCTCTTTCTGCAATTCCAACCTAGTCGAACACTTCTTCTGTGACTTCACACCACTGCTAAAGCTCTCTTGTACAGACACTTCCATCAATGAGCTGGTGCTATTCACAGAGGCTTCACTGATTGCAGTACTACCCTTCTTGATCATCCTGTTCTCTTACTTCCGCATCATTACGTCCATCCTGAAGATCCAGTCCACTGGTGGAAGGCACAAGACTTTCTCTACATGCTCTTCCCACCTCACTGTGGTAATACTTTTTTATGGGACACTAATTTTTATGTATTTCAGGCCTTCTTCCAGCTATTCCTTGGAAAAAGATAAGATTGCCAGTGTGGTATACAATGTGGTCTCTCCCATGGCCAACCCATTCATCTACAGCCTGAGGAATAGGGATGTGAAGATGGCACTGAAGACAGCTTTACAGAGAAAACTGTCTCTCGGAACAAGAGGGTAA